In Halosegnis marinus, one genomic interval encodes:
- the lwrS gene encoding LWR-salt protein, translating into MRGDYVFRVRLRVEPSDPDVTLDPDTFETVLRRRAPEPGAEGWLFFRDNCWRGETNDDAHARRLAEEALGVPAESVAFRELACDREYYDALREAIAADLTPFRADDVPEVLTKYLGSSIRVVGD; encoded by the coding sequence GTGAGGGGCGACTACGTGTTCCGGGTCCGCCTCCGCGTCGAGCCCTCCGACCCCGACGTGACCCTCGACCCGGACACCTTCGAAACCGTGCTGCGGCGGCGCGCGCCGGAGCCGGGCGCCGAGGGGTGGCTGTTCTTCCGCGACAACTGCTGGCGCGGCGAGACGAACGACGACGCGCACGCCCGCCGGCTGGCCGAGGAGGCGCTCGGCGTCCCCGCCGAGTCGGTCGCGTTCCGGGAACTCGCCTGCGACCGCGAGTACTACGACGCCCTCCGGGAGGCCATCGCCGCGGACCTCACGCCGTTCCGCGCCGACGACGTGCCGGAGGTGCTGACGAAGTACCTCGGGAGCAGTATCCGGGTCGTCGGGGACTGA
- a CDS encoding peroxiredoxin family protein has translation MSLEGEQAPDFTLERTGGDEVTLSETLSDGPTVVLVNRGSWCSFCAEQLQTFSAVSYDLWFNDGVDVLPVVTDPVGDLVEMRDRFDLDFQLLADPEGTVAERYSGTEETSHGVTGIAATYVVDEEGVVRYEQVADHPADRTYGNWVRYFVRNDYEDVFA, from the coding sequence ATGTCACTCGAAGGCGAGCAAGCGCCCGACTTCACGCTCGAACGGACCGGCGGCGACGAGGTCACCCTCTCGGAGACGCTCTCGGACGGGCCGACCGTGGTCCTCGTCAACCGCGGCTCGTGGTGCAGTTTCTGTGCCGAGCAACTTCAGACGTTCAGCGCGGTGTCCTACGACCTGTGGTTCAACGACGGCGTGGACGTGCTCCCGGTCGTCACGGACCCGGTCGGCGACCTCGTGGAGATGCGCGACCGCTTCGACCTGGACTTCCAGCTGCTCGCCGACCCCGAGGGAACGGTCGCCGAGCGGTACAGCGGGACGGAGGAGACGAGCCACGGCGTCACCGGCATCGCCGCCACGTACGTCGTCGACGAGGAGGGCGTCGTCCGGTACGAGCAGGTCGCCGACCACCCGGCCGACCGCACCTACGGTAACTGGGTGCGCTACTTCGTCCGGAACGACTACGAGGACGTCTTCGCGTAA
- the glp gene encoding gephyrin-like molybdotransferase Glp translates to MKESGFKEVTRVDAARERLLGAVTPVEGTTTRPLAAADGRVLAEPVTAERAVPHYARAAMDGFAVRAEDTFGASGRSPAVLRERERGESVGPNEATPVHTGSELPDGADAVVMVEETDRFAGEVEVSAAVGEGENVAPVGEDVADGQPLYEAGHRLRPSDLGLLKSVGVHEAECYDRPSVGVIPTGEELVQGDPDPGEVVETNGLTVSALVERWGGRAEYRDVVTDDEAALRAAIQRDLTKDLVVTTGGSSVGERDLIPEVVDDLGELLVHGVALKPGHPCALGVVEDTPVLMLPGYPVACIVNAAQFLRPALKAAGRMPDEPFPTTAARLTRKIASAPGERTFARVRLSEADGETVATPTRASGSGVLSSVALADGWVVVADDAEGIAEGETVAVQNWEYDA, encoded by the coding sequence ATGAAGGAATCGGGGTTCAAGGAGGTCACCCGCGTCGACGCGGCGCGCGAGCGACTGCTCGGGGCCGTCACGCCCGTCGAGGGGACGACGACCCGGCCGCTCGCGGCCGCCGACGGGCGTGTCCTCGCGGAGCCGGTGACGGCGGAACGCGCCGTGCCGCACTACGCCCGCGCCGCGATGGACGGGTTCGCCGTGCGCGCCGAGGACACGTTCGGCGCCTCGGGCCGCTCGCCCGCGGTCCTGCGCGAGCGCGAGCGGGGCGAATCGGTCGGCCCGAACGAGGCGACCCCGGTCCACACCGGGAGCGAACTGCCCGACGGCGCGGACGCCGTGGTGATGGTCGAGGAGACGGACCGCTTCGCGGGCGAGGTGGAGGTGTCGGCCGCCGTCGGCGAGGGGGAGAACGTCGCCCCCGTCGGCGAGGACGTGGCCGACGGCCAGCCGCTGTACGAGGCGGGCCACCGGCTCCGCCCCTCGGACCTCGGTCTGCTGAAGTCCGTCGGCGTCCACGAGGCGGAGTGCTACGACCGGCCGAGCGTCGGCGTGATACCGACCGGCGAGGAACTCGTGCAGGGCGACCCGGACCCGGGCGAGGTGGTCGAGACGAACGGGCTCACCGTCTCGGCGCTGGTCGAGCGGTGGGGCGGCCGCGCCGAGTACCGCGACGTGGTGACCGACGACGAGGCGGCGCTGCGCGCGGCCATCCAGCGCGACCTCACGAAGGACCTCGTCGTGACGACGGGCGGGTCGTCGGTGGGCGAGCGCGACCTCATCCCCGAGGTGGTCGACGACCTCGGCGAACTGCTCGTCCACGGCGTCGCGCTGAAGCCGGGCCACCCCTGCGCGCTCGGCGTCGTCGAGGACACGCCCGTCCTGATGTTGCCGGGCTACCCGGTCGCGTGTATCGTCAACGCCGCACAGTTCCTGCGCCCGGCGCTGAAGGCCGCCGGCCGGATGCCGGACGAGCCGTTCCCGACGACGGCGGCGCGGTTAACCCGGAAAATCGCCTCCGCGCCCGGCGAGCGGACGTTCGCGCGGGTGCGGCTTTCGGAGGCGGACGGCGAGACGGTCGCCACGCCGACCCGCGCGTCGGGGTCGGGCGTCCTCTCCTCGGTGGCGCTGGCCGACGGTTGGGTCGTCGTGGCCGACGACGCGGAGGGTATCGCCGAGGGAGAAACGGTCGCGGTACAGAACTGGGAGTACGATGCCTGA
- a CDS encoding HAD family hydrolase, with amino-acid sequence MPSGPDYDYWLLDLDGTVVDVEPGYVQDVFAAVGDRIGYGFTTEQAEILWHGLGGFRNNQLERWNIDPEAFWEAFHEVEDGEAHAAHSFVYPDAERFAAVDAPVGVVTHSQSYLAEPVLEALDIRDWFDTVLCCTDDTGWKPDPAPVRSVMADLGVRDDEHGVLAGDGPHDVGAAWNAGLDGVHVERHGHDRRGMCVLGDHRVRDFDELFA; translated from the coding sequence ATGCCCTCCGGCCCGGACTACGACTACTGGCTCCTCGACCTCGACGGCACGGTCGTGGACGTCGAGCCCGGCTACGTGCAGGACGTCTTCGCCGCCGTGGGCGACCGCATCGGCTACGGCTTCACGACGGAGCAGGCCGAGATACTGTGGCACGGGCTGGGCGGCTTCCGCAACAACCAACTGGAGCGGTGGAACATCGACCCCGAGGCGTTCTGGGAGGCCTTCCACGAGGTCGAGGACGGCGAGGCGCACGCCGCCCACTCGTTCGTCTACCCCGACGCCGAGCGGTTCGCCGCCGTGGACGCGCCCGTCGGCGTCGTCACCCACTCGCAGTCGTACCTCGCGGAGCCGGTGCTGGAGGCGCTGGACATCCGCGACTGGTTCGACACGGTGCTCTGCTGTACGGACGACACAGGGTGGAAGCCGGACCCCGCGCCGGTGCGCTCGGTGATGGCCGACCTCGGCGTCCGCGACGACGAGCACGGCGTCCTCGCGGGAGACGGCCCGCACGACGTGGGCGCGGCGTGGAACGCCGGCCTCGACGGCGTCCACGTCGAGCGCCACGGTCACGACCGCCGCGGGATGTGCGTCCTCGGCGACCACCGCGTCCGCGACTTCGACGAGCTGTTCGCCTAG
- a CDS encoding COX15/CtaA family protein: protein MTRFRRLAAGTAVLAAVTMLLGVFTAAEGAGLTCAQRWPLCDGPLGGLLPANYLSFVEWFHRVVAGVTGLVVLGTTVQAWRAGLSARVRYATTAALLILPAQVILGMLTVTTYQWLILVAHFATATAILGLLVLAAAWSYEGPMAETATRARNAAFLGAALAVPAAVVSPRLLFSFGSAVQVGYYALLLAAFAAFLAAAVWLRAERTSFVASVGAAVLAGLLVLGRQNYGETVAVATVVALGVVAACGLAAGRLAGREIAVTTSSGIFSDD, encoded by the coding sequence ATGACCCGGTTCCGCAGGCTGGCGGCGGGGACGGCGGTGCTCGCCGCGGTCACGATGCTGCTCGGGGTGTTCACGGCCGCGGAGGGCGCGGGGCTCACCTGCGCCCAGCGGTGGCCGCTGTGTGACGGCCCGCTCGGGGGGCTGCTCCCCGCGAACTACCTCAGCTTCGTCGAGTGGTTCCACCGCGTCGTCGCGGGCGTGACGGGCCTCGTCGTCCTCGGGACGACGGTGCAGGCGTGGCGCGCCGGGCTTTCGGCGCGCGTCCGCTACGCGACGACCGCGGCGCTGCTGATACTCCCGGCGCAGGTGATACTCGGGATGCTCACCGTGACGACCTACCAGTGGCTGATACTCGTCGCGCACTTCGCGACGGCGACGGCCATCCTCGGCCTGCTCGTGCTCGCCGCGGCGTGGAGCTACGAGGGCCCGATGGCCGAGACGGCGACCCGCGCCCGCAACGCCGCGTTCCTCGGGGCGGCGCTCGCGGTGCCCGCCGCCGTCGTCTCGCCCCGGCTGCTGTTCTCGTTCGGCTCCGCGGTGCAGGTGGGCTACTACGCGCTGCTGCTCGCGGCGTTCGCGGCCTTCCTCGCGGCGGCGGTCTGGCTCCGCGCCGAGCGGACCAGTTTCGTGGCGAGCGTCGGGGCCGCGGTCCTCGCGGGGCTGCTCGTGCTCGGGAGACAGAACTACGGCGAGACGGTCGCCGTCGCCACCGTCGTCGCGCTCGGGGTCGTCGCGGCCTGCGGGCTCGCGGCCGGGCGGCTGGCCGGTCGGGAGATAGCGGTCACGACGAGTAGCGGTATCTTCTCGGACGACTGA
- a CDS encoding molybdopterin biosynthesis protein, whose product MTDRKEFRDLASPEAAHEAIASLDLAPGTETVSLAEARGRVLAERLDAALDVPGFDRASVDGYAVRAHDTFGADEADPARLDLVGEVHAGVEPDVTVGDGEAAEISTGAVVPDGADAVVMVERTDTEGDEVLVRTSLAPGDRIMFAGADVAAGERALGPGTEITAREIGLLSALGVAEVPVRGRPTVGIVSTGDELVRPGETLDSDAGQIYDVNSYTVAAGVEAAGGEARLYPHAGDDRAEMERVLREAADECDLVLSSGSTSASAVDVIYRVIEERGDLLLHGVAVKPGKPMLVGTLGGSAYVGLPGYPVSALTIFRTFVAPAIRRAAGVPEPEGATVTGAMAVEERYAEGRLRYMPAGLVEDGDGNTLVYPVDKGSGATTSLVEADGVVAVPPDTEYLAKGETVEVQLFAPDVRAPTVFGVGEDDPALARLLDRVERPRYLGQGSRPGLRRVRDGVADVAVTSAPDDGRVETVELGAWTREWGLVVPSGNPDGVEGLGSLVDDDLRFVNRTTDSGLRTSLSNTLADLADERGVERRDLVEAIDGFDRAVRAHESPARRVLAGKADAGLGLRATADALDAGFVPVGTETVRVLAAPDRADKPGVRRLAAAVADGGDVFDALAGYGTDKA is encoded by the coding sequence GTGACGGACCGGAAGGAGTTCAGGGACCTCGCCTCCCCCGAGGCGGCCCACGAGGCAATCGCGTCGCTCGACCTCGCGCCGGGGACGGAGACGGTGTCGCTGGCCGAGGCGCGCGGGCGCGTGCTCGCCGAGCGGCTGGACGCGGCGCTCGACGTGCCGGGGTTCGACCGCGCGAGCGTGGACGGCTACGCGGTTCGCGCGCACGACACCTTCGGCGCGGACGAGGCCGACCCCGCGCGCCTCGACCTCGTCGGCGAGGTCCACGCCGGCGTCGAACCCGACGTGACCGTCGGGGACGGCGAGGCCGCGGAGATATCGACCGGCGCGGTGGTTCCCGACGGCGCCGACGCCGTGGTGATGGTCGAACGAACCGACACCGAGGGCGACGAAGTTCTCGTCCGCACCTCGCTCGCGCCGGGCGACCGCATCATGTTCGCGGGCGCCGACGTGGCCGCCGGCGAGCGGGCGCTCGGGCCGGGCACGGAGATAACGGCGCGGGAGATCGGCCTGCTCTCGGCGCTCGGCGTCGCGGAGGTGCCCGTCCGCGGGCGGCCGACGGTCGGCATCGTCTCGACGGGCGACGAACTCGTCCGGCCCGGGGAGACGCTCGACTCCGACGCCGGGCAGATATACGACGTGAACAGCTACACCGTCGCGGCGGGCGTGGAGGCGGCGGGCGGCGAGGCACGGCTGTACCCCCATGCGGGCGACGACCGTGCGGAGATGGAGCGCGTCCTCCGGGAGGCGGCCGACGAGTGCGACCTCGTGCTCTCCTCGGGGTCGACCTCCGCGAGCGCCGTCGACGTCATCTACCGCGTCATCGAGGAGCGGGGCGACCTCCTGCTCCACGGCGTCGCGGTGAAGCCGGGCAAGCCGATGCTGGTCGGCACGCTCGGAGGAAGCGCCTACGTCGGCCTCCCCGGCTACCCGGTGAGCGCGCTCACCATCTTCCGAACCTTCGTCGCGCCGGCGATACGCCGCGCCGCGGGCGTCCCCGAGCCCGAGGGTGCGACCGTGACGGGCGCGATGGCGGTCGAGGAGCGGTACGCCGAGGGACGGCTCCGATACATGCCCGCCGGCCTCGTGGAGGACGGCGACGGGAACACGCTCGTCTACCCCGTGGACAAGGGGTCGGGCGCGACCACGTCGCTCGTGGAGGCCGACGGCGTCGTCGCCGTCCCGCCGGACACCGAGTACCTCGCGAAGGGCGAGACGGTCGAGGTCCAGCTGTTCGCGCCGGACGTGCGCGCGCCGACGGTGTTCGGCGTGGGCGAGGACGACCCCGCGCTGGCGCGCCTGCTCGACCGGGTGGAGCGGCCGCGCTACCTCGGACAGGGGTCGCGGCCCGGCCTGCGCCGGGTGCGCGACGGCGTGGCGGACGTGGCCGTCACGAGCGCGCCGGACGACGGCCGCGTCGAGACGGTCGAACTCGGCGCGTGGACGCGCGAGTGGGGGCTGGTCGTCCCGTCCGGAAACCCCGACGGCGTCGAGGGACTGGGCTCGCTCGTCGACGACGACCTGCGGTTCGTCAACCGCACGACCGACTCGGGGCTCCGGACCTCGCTGTCGAACACGCTGGCCGACCTCGCCGACGAGCGCGGGGTCGAGCGACGCGACCTCGTGGAGGCGATAGACGGGTTCGACCGCGCGGTTCGCGCCCACGAGTCGCCCGCGCGGCGCGTCCTGGCCGGGAAGGCCGACGCCGGCCTCGGCCTGCGCGCGACGGCCGACGCGCTCGACGCCGGCTTCGTCCCGGTCGGGACGGAGACGGTCCGCGTGCTCGCCGCGCCCGACCGCGCGGACAAGCCCGGCGTGCGGCGGTTGGCGGCGGCGGTCGCGGACGGCGGGGACGTGTTCGACGCGCTCGCCGGCTACGGGACGGACAAGGCGTAA
- a CDS encoding 4a-hydroxytetrahydrobiopterin dehydratase yields the protein MAETLTDDEISARLPDGWSRDGDEIARTFEFDSYLEGVGFAAGAGGLAEEAFHHPTLTVEWREVTVELTTHDAGGITGKDIDLAERLNELAE from the coding sequence ATGGCCGAGACCCTTACCGACGACGAGATCAGCGCCCGACTCCCCGACGGCTGGAGCCGCGACGGCGACGAGATAGCGCGAACCTTCGAGTTCGACTCGTACCTCGAAGGGGTCGGCTTCGCCGCGGGCGCCGGCGGGCTCGCGGAGGAGGCGTTCCACCACCCGACGCTGACCGTCGAGTGGCGCGAGGTGACCGTCGAGCTGACCACCCACGACGCCGGCGGCATCACGGGGAAGGACATCGACCTCGCCGAGCGGCTGAACGAGCTCGCGGAGTGA